In Aedes albopictus strain Foshan chromosome 3, AalbF5, whole genome shotgun sequence, the following are encoded in one genomic region:
- the LOC109405475 gene encoding gamma-glutamylcyclotransferase: MVLTEASSSTFNYFAFGSNLFLKRIRMESPSAVRKGIGYLEDYRLDFFHYAARWRGAPATVVEDKGHRVWGAIWQINLENLPDLDRQEGVHNQVYKPLTLPIRTPSGEVLQCRIYQLVKNPPKLEGTESGRPFERQPSKTYMNIIVRGAIESGLPVDYVEKLKEVKHNGHSGDPHFEIDLAVQDKLP, from the exons ATGGTGCTGACTGAGGCATCTTCTAGTACCTTCAACTATTTTGCCTTCGGGAGTAATCTTTTCCTGAAACGGATTCGCATGGAAAGCCCCAGTGCAGTGCGGAAAGGAATAGGCTACCTGGAG GACTACAGGCTAGACTTTTTCCACTACGCTGCACGCTGGCGTGGCGCTCCTGCGACCGTAGTTGAGGACAAGGGGCACCGGGTGTGGGGAGCCATCTGGCAAATCAATTTGGAAAATCTACCGGACCTGGACAGACAGGAAGGGGTTCACAACCAGGTCTACAAGCCACTGACTTTGCCCATTCGCACCCCATCGGGAGAGGTGCTCCAGTGTCGCATATATCAGCTGGTGAAGAATCCCCCCAAGTTGGAAGGTACTGAAAGTGGTCGACCATTTGAGCGGCAGCCGTCGAAAACGTACATGAATATTATTGTGCGAGGAGCGATAGAATCCGGGTTACCGGTGGATTACGTAGAAAAGTTGAAAGAAGTCAAGCACAACGGACACTCTGGCGATCCGCACTTCGAGATAGATTTGGCCGTGCAGGATAAATTGCCTTGA
- the LOC109399515 gene encoding large ribosomal subunit protein uL2m: protein MASLARLFQNLAIKPIASDVRTLRVSYISTESLARVMNKPKPGTGKAYRRIVHYPEQYTVEPLKVTNLAGRDPDTGRLIAKGIGGGIKHKYHWVKWVRDGPLEGPPQVEKVIDVIHDGCRTAKVALVAVGDELKYIIATENMKAGDLIKTSRFIPRIPVRANEGDAYPLGALQVGTQIHCLEKYPGQPCHLIHSAGTYGTILRKFGDLVVVQLPSKQEFAFHQTCMATVGRVSNIYHNKTPIGSAQKNRELGNRPRSGLWHRKDGRHGRKIRKLPPMRVIAPPSDPSAEPIIFTVKV from the exons ATGGCGTCGTTGGCCAGATTGTTCCAAAATTTGGCTATCAAACCCATTGCCAGTGATGTGCGTACTCTAAGGGTGTCGTACATTTCCACGGAAAGCTTGGCCCGGGTGATGAATAAACCCAAACCGGGAACGGGGAAAGCCTATCGTAGGATCGTCCACTATCCGGAGCAATACACCGTGGAACCGCTGAAGGTAACTAATTTGGCCGGTCGCGATCCCGATACGGGACGGCTGATAGCGAAGGGCATTGGCGGTGGCATCAAGCATAAGTACCATTGGGTCAAGTGGGTTCGCGATGGACCTCTGGAAGGGCCACCCCAGGTCGAGAAGGTTATTGACGTGATACACGATGGCTGCCGGACGGCGAAAGTGGCACTGGTCGCCGTGGGAGATGAACTGAAGTACATCATTGCGACGGAAAATATGAAGGCGGGAGATCTGATCAAAACATCGAGATTCATCCCTAGGATCCCAG TACGTGCCAATGAGGGAGACGCTTATCCACTGGGAGCCCTTCAGGTCGGAACGCAAATTCACTGCTTGGAAAAATATCCCGGCCAGCCCTGCCATCTGATTCATTCGGCCGGAACGTACGGAACCATTCTGCGTAAATTTGGCGACCTGGTAGTGGTTCAACTTCCCTCGAAGCAAGAATTCGCTTTCCATCAAACGTGCATGGCAACGGTTGGGCGCGTCTCTAACATCTACCACAACAAAACTCCGATTGGTTCGGCTCAGAAGAATCGCGAGCTGGGTAATCGACCTCGGTCGGGATTGTGGCACCGGAAGGACGGCCGACATGGACGTAAGATTCGCAAGTTACCGCCCATGCGTGTGATTGCGCCTCCTTCGGACCCCTCCGCCGAACCGATTATCTTCACCGTTAAAGTGTAA